The following DNA comes from Mesotoga sp. Brook.08.105.5.1.
CGTGCAGCAGTAGTAGTGTTTTTCGTAATTCTTGGCGCATTTGGTGCATACCTTTCATTGAAACTGAATATTGATTCAGATCTGCTTAAGATTCTTCCACAGGACGATCCTGTCGTGAAGCAGTACAATCGCTTCATAAACGGAGACACTTCTGGCGACGTCACTTACATCGTTCTGCAAACACAAGACAAAACTGAAAAGGGAATAGAGAATCTTATTTCGGCTGCGAGAGGGATTTACGAAGGATCGAACGAATTCAGGAGTATCGAATCCTTTGTGAGGTTCGATCTAATGTCTGATCTCGGGCCTCTGGGCCTCCTAATGGTCGATCCAGGACAACTCTCCTCAATCAGAAATCGAGATCAGGATCTTTCAAGGACCGTCCAAAGACTCGTCAACTACGATTTCTCTGCTATTCGAAGCCTTGGACAGATGTTGCTCGGTTTTGAGGACCTCAAAGGACTAGTTGCAAACGAACCGGAAGGAGAAGACTTCTTCAGCTTCATAAGACTTCCAGAATCAATTCCTGTTAACGACCCGATGGTTTTGGTTATGGGTATCAGGCTCGATGGGCCTTCTTCCGATGTATCATACGTGAAAAGAGTGATTCCAGCACTAAGAGAGTGGCTTGATGGTGTTTGCGGAGTTCACGGAGTAACTTATGGAATGGCAGGAGATCACTTCGGAACTTACGACTCGCACAGGCAAGTAAGTGATGATTTCATGCTGACAACAGTGCTGTCGCTTGCAGGAATCTCTCTTCTCTTCTTCATTGCCTATTCAAGCTGGAAGGTTACCCTTTGCGTTTTCTCTTCACTGGCTATTTCGATGTTCATCACTCTCGGCCTTGCTTACGTAATCTTCGGCTCTCTAAACATCATCACTACCTTCGTCACCGCCATAACGCTTGGACTGGGAATCGACTATGGAATACATATGATAACCAGACTTTCGGATGGTGCAAACAGAGAGAAGAACCCGGTAACTCTATTGTACAGCTCCTATAAAGCTCTTATAAAGCCTCTTTCGGCAAGCATGATAACGACAGCTCTTGTCTTCATGATCCTTGCAGTAATCAGCTCCCCGGCCATTAGAGAACTGGGGATTCTCTCTGCAATCGGTATTGTTGTCTTCTTTATCGTAATGACAGTCTATCTCCCGGCAATTTCGATCATGACCGTAATAAATCCTGAAAAGAAGGCAAACATTCACCTGCTCGACAGATTTTTCCTGAGAATCTCGAAGGTAATCTTGAAATTCGGCGTCGTTTTCGGAGGAGTTGTCTTCATGCTTATCCTGATGCTCAGTTATCTTGGTTTGAACAATATTAGAAGCTTTTCCTATACTCCTCCCGGATTGATGTCAACCGACTCAGAACAGATCGCAGTTCCCAGCCTAATTGAAAGAACCTTCGGGGGAAGCATTATAAACACAGTGCCATTTATACTTCCAGATATAGATTCTCTAAGAAGGGCGCATGAGGAAATCGATCAGAATCCGAATTTCAAGAGCTCCTTCTCAATACTTTCTGTTATCGAAGGAGGAGAGGGAGATTACATTAATCAGATGCAGCAAGTTACCAGGGAAATCAATGCGCTGAGAGACTCTCCGTTAATTGAGGCCGTTTTCAAGAAAGCAAATTACTATGACTTCGTTGTAGAACTCCTTGACAGAGCGGAATCCATTGAAGGCTCGAATGATCTTATTGACCTTGCTACCGAGGTCATACCGGAAAGCCTGAGAGATCAGCTTCTCTACGAGGCTGCCAATGGTGAGACGTATTTTGTTATGAACTCAGAACCATTATCGATGATCTATAGAAACAACGTCATAAAGATTATTTACGACAGTCTCAGTCCTGAACTCAGAGCTTCTTTCGGAGGGTATCCCAAAGTCTTCCATTACCTGATGGACCTTGTGAGAATCATCTCCCTTCCAATATGTCTGGTTGCCTTCGTAGCAATCTTTGTCGTCGTTTCTATCGAAAGAAAGTCCATCATAGACGGACTCAAAACATTAGTTCTAATGGTCGGAATTTTGATGTCGATGTTTGGTTTAATGGAATTGATGGGAATTGAGACGACTTTTGTAACTGTAATCTCTGCCCCGCTGATAATTGGAATTGGTGTGGACTCACTTGTTTACGTTATACATAGTTCTAGGGAGAAGAAGAACACAGAGCTGGCCAGAACCCTAAAATCAATAACCATGTCTTCGGCAACGACTATGCTAACCTTCTTCTCATTCATTTTTGCAAGGGGAAAACTCCTGAGCACATTCGGTGTAAGCCTCGGATTTGGGGTTCTTGTCGCACTTGTTGTTGCAACCTTTCTAGTTCCTGTGCTACCATGGAACAGCAAAAAAAAGATCGGAGGTTGAGATATGCCATTACATCTTCTGGTGGCTTACTATGTAGTTGATCATGCATTTGTAAATAATCGAAAGCTTGCAAAGATGGATGATAAGAAGTTCTGGATGCATTTCATTTGGGTCGTTCTGATCTTTCTTGCCTTCACTTTCGACGTCTTTCTATCAAGCCCTCTTGGAATACTTTTACTGATACTTTCTGTCGGCCTGACAGTCACTGTTGACATGGGCCGCAAGAGGTTGCCAAACCTCTTGATCGAAGTCATTGCGTTTTTCCTGCTGCTTTTTTTCACCTTACTGGGAAGAAGCTTCCTCGTAGAATCATTTGTCACTGTTGAGTTTTCCTGGTATCTCATGGGAATGCTTCTGGTAACCGTGGGTGTCACTTACTTTCTTCGAGGGGCCATAGTGCCGGAAGAGGCTACCGACTCAATCGGAATCGCTGAGAGAATGTCTATATTTATCTTCATTCTTGCAAATCACTGGACTTGGGTCATTATCTCGGTTGCTGCCGGGCTTGCTTTCCGGGCAGTCTTTTCAAGGGACTCCAAGAAAGAATGGATAATTAGCCCGCTTGCAGGAATTGTAATATCCTTTCTCTGGCAACTCTTTATGAGGAGATTTCTCGGTTGACCTATGCAATCGGTGACATACACGGTTGCCTTTCACCGCTCAAAAGACTTATAAAGGCGATCGATCTCAAAGCTGACGACACTCTTGTTTTCATTGGTGATTATGTGGACCGTGGACCGAACCCCAGGGGAGTCATCGATTTTCTGATATCACTTTCCGTAAACCATGACTGTCATTTCATTCGAGGTAACCACGAGCAGATGTTCCTTGATTATCTGAGAGGCGCCGAAGGATCTACGATCTGGGCTTATAACGGGATGGAAACAACAATCAGAAGTTATGGGAGTATTAGATCTGTTCCAGAATACCATATTGAGTTTCTCAACGAGACTGTTCTTCACTACGAAGAGAACAACTTCATTTTCGTTCATGCCGGGGTACGGCCGGGAATCTCCTTGAAGAAGCAGAATTCAAAGGATCTTCTGTGGATCCGAGAACCATTTCTGGAGACGCCAAACCCTATCAGGAACCGTACGGTTGTGTTTGGTCATACACCCTTAATTAGCGGCCCTCTAATTCAAGAAGGAAAGATCGGTATAGACACTGGCTGTGTTTATGGAGGCTATTTGACGGCTTACAGAGTCGACGACAACTTCTACTTATCTGAGCGACTCTGATTCTCCCAACATATAAAAAGAGCGGAAGACAATTCTTCCGCTCCGTGAATCTGACAGCAGATATATCAGGGATAGATTCCTCTGAGTTTTGTGGCGTGAGCAACCTTCTCTATAGAGTCAACATATGCGGCAGTTCTCATATCGATGTTGTACCTGTTCATTGTCGATGCTACGGAAGCGAAAGCCTCTCTCATTATCTTTTGGAGAGCTCTTCTTACGTCCTCCACATCCCAGAAATAATGCTGTAGTCCCTGTACCCATTCGAAATATGAGACTGTGACTCCTCCGGCATTTGCCAGGAAGTCGGGAACAACGAAGATCTTGTTTCCAAGAACTATGTCTTCCGCTTCCGGTGTCATAGGACCGTTTGCGCCCTCGACGATTATTCTTGCCTTTATGTTCTTTGCATTCTTCTCAGTAATCGCATTCTCAAGAGCTGCTGGAACGAGGATATCCACATCGAGTCCGAGCAGGTCTTCGTTACTGATCTTCTGTCCCTTCGGGTAGCCCTCGATCACTCCGTTGTTCTGATCCCTGTATGCGATCAGATCATCAATGTCGAAACCCTCAGGATTATAAAGTCCACCAGAAACATCACTCACACCGATGACTTTTGAACCCATCTCTTCATCTATTAGCTTCGCCGCAAACGATCCTACGTTTCCGAATCCCTGAACGGCCACCTTCGCCTGCTTTGGATCCATGTCTTTGTACTTTAGAGCCTCTTCGGCAACCACTCTTACTCCGCGACCCGTTGCTTCCGTTCTT
Coding sequences within:
- a CDS encoding MMPL family transporter; the protein is MQRLSEFVVRHRAAVVVFFVILGAFGAYLSLKLNIDSDLLKILPQDDPVVKQYNRFINGDTSGDVTYIVLQTQDKTEKGIENLISAARGIYEGSNEFRSIESFVRFDLMSDLGPLGLLMVDPGQLSSIRNRDQDLSRTVQRLVNYDFSAIRSLGQMLLGFEDLKGLVANEPEGEDFFSFIRLPESIPVNDPMVLVMGIRLDGPSSDVSYVKRVIPALREWLDGVCGVHGVTYGMAGDHFGTYDSHRQVSDDFMLTTVLSLAGISLLFFIAYSSWKVTLCVFSSLAISMFITLGLAYVIFGSLNIITTFVTAITLGLGIDYGIHMITRLSDGANREKNPVTLLYSSYKALIKPLSASMITTALVFMILAVISSPAIRELGILSAIGIVVFFIVMTVYLPAISIMTVINPEKKANIHLLDRFFLRISKVILKFGVVFGGVVFMLILMLSYLGLNNIRSFSYTPPGLMSTDSEQIAVPSLIERTFGGSIINTVPFILPDIDSLRRAHEEIDQNPNFKSSFSILSVIEGGEGDYINQMQQVTREINALRDSPLIEAVFKKANYYDFVVELLDRAESIEGSNDLIDLATEVIPESLRDQLLYEAANGETYFVMNSEPLSMIYRNNVIKIIYDSLSPELRASFGGYPKVFHYLMDLVRIISLPICLVAFVAIFVVVSIERKSIIDGLKTLVLMVGILMSMFGLMELMGIETTFVTVISAPLIIGIGVDSLVYVIHSSREKKNTELARTLKSITMSSATTMLTFFSFIFARGKLLSTFGVSLGFGVLVALVVATFLVPVLPWNSKKKIGG
- a CDS encoding metallophosphoesterase family protein → MTYAIGDIHGCLSPLKRLIKAIDLKADDTLVFIGDYVDRGPNPRGVIDFLISLSVNHDCHFIRGNHEQMFLDYLRGAEGSTIWAYNGMETTIRSYGSIRSVPEYHIEFLNETVLHYEENNFIFVHAGVRPGISLKKQNSKDLLWIREPFLETPNPIRNRTVVFGHTPLISGPLIQEGKIGIDTGCVYGGYLTAYRVDDNFYLSERL
- a CDS encoding Glu/Leu/Phe/Val dehydrogenase translates to MAETSLFQNALKQFNKAADVMDLSQSMRQVLSFPKRELTVNFPVRMDNGEIKVFTGHRVQHNVARGPAKGGIRYHQNVTLDEVKALAFWMTWKCAVVGIPYGGGKGGVCVNPQELSINEIERLSRRFFSEIQIIIGEGEDIPAPDVNTNAQIMAWYMDTYSMNIGHSVLGIVTGKPLEIGGSKGRTEATGRGVRVVAEEALKYKDMDPKQAKVAVQGFGNVGSFAAKLIDEEMGSKVIGVSDVSGGLYNPEGFDIDDLIAYRDQNNGVIEGYPKGQKISNEDLLGLDVDILVPAALENAITEKNAKNIKARIIVEGANGPMTPEAEDIVLGNKIFVVPDFLANAGGVTVSYFEWVQGLQHYFWDVEDVRRALQKIMREAFASVASTMNRYNIDMRTAAYVDSIEKVAHATKLRGIYP